The Oryzias latipes chromosome 1, ASM223467v1 genome contains a region encoding:
- the LOC101164127 gene encoding probable G-protein coupled receptor 179 isoform X3 yields the protein MSLLWLLLLLTASINAQLTSDFETVNATEASRNVTRSSELSTDPNGSSFPTIPSEPAGTPTEAPTEEDDWSAAETFLYTGDPSILKVARCSRSYSAPGQAGPLPANFLAPLQAALDALANTANFLNMIFQASDLRESTVQEDMEWYHALVRALLEADVLIQQSLLTFDPDPTALAPQLVLRASRNSTAKVQNIVLQDLSKAWESLHPPAPAPDDGWFRELKFSESNQPRATLSKRVLLNDLNTLDTPKWGQGDSYVTNCSGVRWANSPFLDCKDGRFVPGWVLTLSTSFYGLKPDLTPEFRGVIRVDVNIQDIDLNQCATGNRWFADTHQCNRTSMECVPVPGRGFRLGQYCCRCREGYYDPEVSPDGSDGGPGTGRDSSGKCYPNMPICLPCWPGCRSCQDSTPCWVQEDWPLRAGVLAIQGLFMLLVFVSMLVAYQHRRDRRIRASGLLLLETILFGSLLLYFPVFILFFKPSNFRCILLRWVRMLGFSIVYGTITLKMYRVLKVFLSRTAQRVPYMSSLHLLRILGVMLMTVSWFLCAWTVGVLQNQDRNIPVFVTATTADGQGFNLCYLDRWDYMMAVAELLFLCWGSSLWTAVRPVPSAFHEPRYMGIAIHNELLFSSIFHLFRYHILPETRIHPAV from the exons ATGAGTCTTTTGTGGCTTCTTCTTCTACTCACAGCCTCCATAAATGCACAGCTAACCTCAGACTTTGAGACAGTCAACGCCACCGAAGCTTCAAGGAATGTTACGAGAAGTTCCGAGCTCTCCACCGATCCAAACGGTTCTTCCTTTCCCACAATCCCCTCTGAGCCTGCAGGGACTCCTACTGAAGCTCCCACGGAGGAGGACGACTGGTCAGCTGCAGAGACCTTTCTTTACACCGGAGACCCTTCTATCCTGAAGGTGGCTCGTTGTTCCCGGTCGTACAGCGCGCCGGGACAGGCCGGACCTCTCCCCGCCAACTTCCTCGCCCCCCTGCAGGCCGCGCTGGATGCGTTAGCCAACACCGCCAACTTCCTCAACATGATCTTCCAGGCCAGCGACCTCCGGGAGAGCACAGTCCAGGAGGACATGGAGTGGTACCATGCTCTGGTCCGCGCCCTCCTCGAGGCCGACGTGCTCATTCAGCAGTCTctgctgacctttgaccctgaCCCAACAGCACTGGCCCCTCAACTGGTGCTCCGCGCCTCTCGCAACTCCACTGCCAAAGTGCAGAACATCGTTCTCCAGGATTTGTCCAAAGCTTGGGAGAGCCTCCATCCTCCGGCTCCAGCCCCGGACGACGGCTGGTTCAGAGAGCTGAAATTCTCCGAGTCCAACCAGCCGAGGGCGACTCTCTCCAAGCGGGTCCTTCTCAACGACCTCAACACCCTGGACACGCCAAAATGGGGACAAGGTGACAGCTATGTGACCAACTGCAGCGGGGTGCGCTGGGCCAACTCCCCCTTCCTAGACTGCAAGGACGGACGCTTTGTCCCCGGCTGGGTGCTGACCCTCTCCACCTCCTTCTACGGCCTCAAACCAGATCTGACTCCAGAATTCAG AGGAGTGATCCGCGTGGATGTCAACATCCAGGACATCGACCTAAACCAGTGTGCAACAGGGAACCGATGGTTTGCAGACACGCACCAGTGCAACCGCACCAGCatggag tgtgtgcCGGTTCCAGGCCGCGGCTTTCGGCTGGGTCAGTACTGCTGCCGCTGCAGGGAGGGATACTACGACCCGGAAGTTTCCCCTGACGGCTCAG ATGGCGGCCCCGGGACCGGCAGGGACAGCAGCGGTAAGTGTTACCCGAACATGCCCATCTGTCTCCCCTGTTGGCCGGGATGCAGGAGCTGCCAGGACAGCACCCCCTGCTGGGTGCAGGAGGACTGGCCCCTCAGGGCCGGCGTTCTGGCCATCCAGGGGCTCTTCATGCTGCTCGTCTTCGTCAGCATGCTGGTGGCCTACCAGCATCGGCGGGACCGG aGGATCCGAGCGTCCGGCCTCCTGCTGCTGGAGACCATCCTGTTCGGATCTCTGCTCCTCTACTTCCCG GTCTTCATCCTGTTCTTCAAGCCCAGCAACTTCAGGTGTATTCTGCTGCGCTGGGTCCGAATGCTCGGATTCTCCATCGTTTACGGCACCATCACGCTGAAAATGTACAG GGTGTTGAAGGTGTTTCTCTCACGCACTGCCCAGCGAGTGCCCTACATGTCCAGCCTCCACCTGCTGAGGATTCTGGGAGTCATGCTGATGACAGTCAGCTGGTTTCTGTGTGCATGGACTGTGGGCGTCCTGCAGAACCAGGACAGGAACATTCCAGTGTTTGTCACAGCCACCACAGCAGACGGGCAGGGCTTCAACCTGTGTTACCTGGACCGCTGGGACTACATGATGGCTGTGG ctgaactcTTGTTCCTGTGCTGGGGTAGCTCCCTTTGGACCGCCGTCAGGCCAGTCCCCTCTGCCTTCCATGAGCCTCGCTACATGGGAATTGCTATTCACAATGAGCTGCTCTTTTCCTCCATATTCCACTTGTTCCGGTACCACATCCTTCCAGAAACCAGAATACATCCTGCAGTCTAG
- the LOC101164127 gene encoding probable G-protein coupled receptor 158 isoform X2, with product MSLLWLLLLLTASINAQLTSDFETVNATEASRNVTRSSELSTDPNGSSFPTIPSEPAGTPTEAPTEEDDWSAAETFLYTGDPSILKVARCSRSYSAPGQAGPLPANFLAPLQAALDALANTANFLNMIFQASDLRESTVQEDMEWYHALVRALLEADVLIQQSLLTFDPDPTALAPQLVLRASRNSTAKVQNIVLQDLSKAWESLHPPAPAPDDGWFRELKFSESNQPRATLSKRVLLNDLNTLDTPKWGQGDSYVTNCSGVRWANSPFLDCKDGRFVPGWVLTLSTSFYGLKPDLTPEFRGVIRVDVNIQDIDLNQCATGNRWFADTHQCNRTSMECVPVPGRGFRLGQYCCRCREGYYDPEVSPDGSDGGPGTGRDSSGKCYPNMPICLPCWPGCRSCQDSTPCWVQEDWPLRAGVLAIQGLFMLLVFVSMLVAYQHRRDRRIRASGLLLLETILFGSLLLYFPVFILFFKPSNFRCILLRWVRMLGFSIVYGTITLKMYRVLKVFLSRTAQRVPYMSSLHLLRILGVMLMTVSWFLCAWTVGVLQNQDRNIPVFVTATTADGQGFNLCYLDRWDYMMAVAELLFLCWGSSLWTAVRPVPSAFHEPRYMGIAIHNELLFSSIFHLFRFTFTSLHPDWMLLLSFTHTHVTITVTLALLLGPKFLYTSKPVRDEIAAEVYEDEVDLRRSGSYLNNSFRSAWSEHNVDPEDFREELKKLYSQLEVHKTKKMSANNPHLPKKRSSRCALGRSLIKRIAEIPETVSRQCSREDRDGSFQSRAGSFRSRAGSFLSRGGNPSDSFMITPETISISYRSSIKSPSPSIRKSQSDHYHTRDSTQRESMLRTNSVKRSSQRSETDSLDITPGVCKSASALNLTIDTNLLHPDHNRLHKSWSLCSSTTNSIENVSKISRSSTMRSRQSISDQTRSALQSESFDKAEICPWELETEQSGEKSHKHVTYAKSEEGDEKGPSSPQALVCPWDHLPPVENTPSVEKVQQNDNFPLKIPVTVSASVPGSPRPKAAKDQRAFSFRATTNKWLSVKSFMTSIDGSRSATEGNHSREGSQKSHESTSTTSWSGTSSRRPSLDRRSLQHMGMSTTDGKPCLVKQNAVRMSSADSSERSPRRLVIVKSVVYPRDADDLQKEGNYENVILSRQSSRRSSITSWETASSSRTPSTRRRSSRIRPVYNVSHTDVCPWEGSTQEKEGPKKQQSIKPDVSHQLMPSEQSSVCPWESPDQGNLKQESGKTEVCPWESKDIPGSSQITRSKDSQTQSLKRVADVCPWEVAETPQISIRQDSDHGNVCPWDVQDKSEAVYENVNLLENKGTLTVPLRREVMKSAIYPGAPKDCVDNNQQPSTLNQSEPKTDKSCPWDFPDPPKIIEDICPWESGDKESITEDSVSRSTNNLDICPWETGNQDKPSNSGKVISMQSKGPESSKVNVCPWETEITGRTAATKQDSRKVKKIPEVCPWEAVGPESDRQDTPKSSKSNAGNDTARTNVCPWETDEQGVAKTGKLNPDNPSQEVSQSKTNTAKGIKKLDSAQANVCPWETEEPRILKKQDSTLADVCPWEKEEPRILKKQDSSRADVCPWDSEEPRILKKQDSTLADVCPWEKEEPRILKKQDSSRADVCPWDSEEPRILKKQDSAQADVCPWETEEPRILKKQDSGRADVCRWESKKPPVLQKQDSARANVCPWENEDDTKVVTKQDSLNADAGPLENKEMECSGKNESNGTDGLHVPSSVNDKVLEDQQVLNEDETPGYMSPEQTDETKANMALGRRDALCPWEIGSFTDNTSDVFTWEPENIPEEDEEDDAECAAEALVFPPDL from the exons ATGAGTCTTTTGTGGCTTCTTCTTCTACTCACAGCCTCCATAAATGCACAGCTAACCTCAGACTTTGAGACAGTCAACGCCACCGAAGCTTCAAGGAATGTTACGAGAAGTTCCGAGCTCTCCACCGATCCAAACGGTTCTTCCTTTCCCACAATCCCCTCTGAGCCTGCAGGGACTCCTACTGAAGCTCCCACGGAGGAGGACGACTGGTCAGCTGCAGAGACCTTTCTTTACACCGGAGACCCTTCTATCCTGAAGGTGGCTCGTTGTTCCCGGTCGTACAGCGCGCCGGGACAGGCCGGACCTCTCCCCGCCAACTTCCTCGCCCCCCTGCAGGCCGCGCTGGATGCGTTAGCCAACACCGCCAACTTCCTCAACATGATCTTCCAGGCCAGCGACCTCCGGGAGAGCACAGTCCAGGAGGACATGGAGTGGTACCATGCTCTGGTCCGCGCCCTCCTCGAGGCCGACGTGCTCATTCAGCAGTCTctgctgacctttgaccctgaCCCAACAGCACTGGCCCCTCAACTGGTGCTCCGCGCCTCTCGCAACTCCACTGCCAAAGTGCAGAACATCGTTCTCCAGGATTTGTCCAAAGCTTGGGAGAGCCTCCATCCTCCGGCTCCAGCCCCGGACGACGGCTGGTTCAGAGAGCTGAAATTCTCCGAGTCCAACCAGCCGAGGGCGACTCTCTCCAAGCGGGTCCTTCTCAACGACCTCAACACCCTGGACACGCCAAAATGGGGACAAGGTGACAGCTATGTGACCAACTGCAGCGGGGTGCGCTGGGCCAACTCCCCCTTCCTAGACTGCAAGGACGGACGCTTTGTCCCCGGCTGGGTGCTGACCCTCTCCACCTCCTTCTACGGCCTCAAACCAGATCTGACTCCAGAATTCAG AGGAGTGATCCGCGTGGATGTCAACATCCAGGACATCGACCTAAACCAGTGTGCAACAGGGAACCGATGGTTTGCAGACACGCACCAGTGCAACCGCACCAGCatggag tgtgtgcCGGTTCCAGGCCGCGGCTTTCGGCTGGGTCAGTACTGCTGCCGCTGCAGGGAGGGATACTACGACCCGGAAGTTTCCCCTGACGGCTCAG ATGGCGGCCCCGGGACCGGCAGGGACAGCAGCGGTAAGTGTTACCCGAACATGCCCATCTGTCTCCCCTGTTGGCCGGGATGCAGGAGCTGCCAGGACAGCACCCCCTGCTGGGTGCAGGAGGACTGGCCCCTCAGGGCCGGCGTTCTGGCCATCCAGGGGCTCTTCATGCTGCTCGTCTTCGTCAGCATGCTGGTGGCCTACCAGCATCGGCGGGACCGG aGGATCCGAGCGTCCGGCCTCCTGCTGCTGGAGACCATCCTGTTCGGATCTCTGCTCCTCTACTTCCCG GTCTTCATCCTGTTCTTCAAGCCCAGCAACTTCAGGTGTATTCTGCTGCGCTGGGTCCGAATGCTCGGATTCTCCATCGTTTACGGCACCATCACGCTGAAAATGTACAG GGTGTTGAAGGTGTTTCTCTCACGCACTGCCCAGCGAGTGCCCTACATGTCCAGCCTCCACCTGCTGAGGATTCTGGGAGTCATGCTGATGACAGTCAGCTGGTTTCTGTGTGCATGGACTGTGGGCGTCCTGCAGAACCAGGACAGGAACATTCCAGTGTTTGTCACAGCCACCACAGCAGACGGGCAGGGCTTCAACCTGTGTTACCTGGACCGCTGGGACTACATGATGGCTGTGG ctgaactcTTGTTCCTGTGCTGGGGTAGCTCCCTTTGGACCGCCGTCAGGCCAGTCCCCTCTGCCTTCCATGAGCCTCGCTACATGGGAATTGCTATTCACAATGAGCTGCTCTTTTCCTCCATATTCCACTTGTTCCG ATTCACCTTTACATCTCTTCATCCCGACTGGATGTTGCTGCTCTCTTTTACGCACACTCATGTCACCATCACTGTGACACTGGCCTTGCTATTAGGTCCAAAG TTCCTCTACACGTCTAAGCCAGTGAGAGACGAGATCGCAGCTGAGGTGTATGAAGATGAAGTGGATCTACGACGCTCTGGTTCGTACCTCAACAACAGTTTTCGCTCTGCCTGGAGTGAACACAATGTGGACCCAGAAGACTTCCGG GAAGAACTGAAGAAGTTGTATTCCCAGTTAGAAGTCCACAAGACAAAAAAGATGAGTGCAAATAACCCTCATTTGCCAAAGAAGCGCAGCTCTCGGTGTGCCCTGGGGAGATCCCTCATCAAACGCATTGCTGAGATCCCAGAAACGGTGAGCCGGCAGTGCAGTCGTGAAGATAGAGATGGATCATTCCAGAGCAGAGCTGGATCTTTCAGGAGTAGAGCTGGATCTTTTCTCAGCAGGGGTGGGAATCCCTCCGACTCTTTTATGATTACCCCTGAAACTATTAGCATCAGTTACAGAAGTTCAATAAAGTCGCCATCACCATCCATACGCAAGTCCCAAAGTGATCATTACCACACCCGAGACTCAACACAGCGTGAATCCATGCTGAGGACCAATTCAGTCAAAAGATCCTCCCAGCGATCTGAGACAGACTCGTTGGACATCACACCTGGGGTCTGCAAGTCAGCCAGTGCCCTGAATTTGACAATTGACACAAATCTCCTGCATCCTGATCACAACAGGCTTCATAAGTCCTGGAGCCTGTGCTCCTCTACCACCAATTCGATAGAGAATGTATCAAAGATCTCCAGGTCCAGCACAATGCGGTCAAGGCAAAGCATCAGCGACCAGACGAGGAGCGCCCTTCAGTCGGAGTCGTTTGACAAGGCTGAGATTTGTCCTTGGGAGTTGGAGACAGAACAATCAGGGGAAAAGAGTCATAAGCACGTCACATATGCAAAGTCTGAGGAAGGTGATGAAAAGGGCCCCTCATCCCCACAAGCGCTCGTGTGCCCATGGGACCATTTGCCCCCAGTGGAAAACACTCCATCAGTGGAAAAGGTACAGCAAAATGACAACTTCCCCCTGAAAATACCAGTTACTGTATCTGCAAGTGTACCCGGGTCCCCAAGACCTAAGGCAGCAAAAGATCAACGTGCGTTCTCCTTCCGGGCAACCACAAATAAGTGGCTTTCTGTGAAGTCCTTTATGACCTCCATAGATGGAAGCAGGTCTGCCACTGAGGGAAACCATAGTCGAGAGGGCTCTCAAAAAAGCCATGAAAGCACTTCCACAACATCATGGTCTGGAACATCCAGTAGACGACCAAGCTTGGACAGAAGGTCACTGCAGCACATGGGCATGTCTACAACCGATGGAAAACCCTGCCTCGTGAAGCAAAATGCTGTCCGAATGTCTTCTGCTGATTCTTCCGAACGAAGTCCACGCAGGCTTGTGATTGTCAAATCTGTTGTCTATCCCAGGGATGCTGATGATTTACAAAAAGAAGGAAACTATGAGAATGTAATATTATCAAGGCAAAGCAGCAGACGCAGTAGTATAACCTCCTGGGAAACAGCCAGCAGCTCTAGAACTCCTTCAACACGAAGGAGAAGTAGTCGAATCAGACCGGTTTATAATGTTTCCCACACAGATGTTTGTCCATGGGAGGGTTCCACCCAAGAAAAAGAAGGACCCAAGAAACAACAAAGCATCAAACCAGATGTTTCTCACCAATTAATGCCATCAGAACAATCAAGCGTATGTCCGTGGGAATCACCAGACCAAGGAAACCTGAAACAGGAAAGTGGTAAGACTGAAGTTTGTCCGTGGGAATCAAAGGATATTCCTGGCTCTTCTCAAATCACTCGTTCCAAAGATTCACAGACTCAATCTTTGAAACGAGTGGCTGATGTTTGTCCATGGGAGGTGGCAGAAACTCCCCAGATTTCAATAAGACAGGATAGTGACCATGGAAATGTTTGTCCTTGGGATGTTCAAGACAAATCAGAAGCTGTATATGAAAACGTAAATCTCTTAGAAAATAAAGGGACCCTGACTGTACCTCTTCGGCGAGAAGTGATGAAATCTGCCATCTACCCCGGTGCGCCCAAAGATTGTGTAGACAATAACCAACAACCATCAACCCTGAATCAGAGTGAGCCAAAGACAGACAAAAGTTGTCCATGGGATTTCCCTGATCCACCTAAAATTATTGAAGATATATGTCCATGGGAAAGTGGGGACAAAGAGTCTATAACTGAAGACTCAGTTTCACGATCAACCAATAATTTAGACATTTGTCCATGGGAAACTGGAAATCAAGACAAACCAAGTAACTCTGGCAAAGTTATTTCTATGCAAAGTAAAGGACCAGAAAGTTCAAAAGTAAATGTGTGTCCCTGGGAAACTGAGATCACAGGAAGAACTGCAGCTACAAAGCAAGACTCAcgcaaagtgaaaaaaattccagaggTTTGTCCATGGGAGGCTGTGGGACCAGAATCTGACAGACAAGATACTCCCAAATCCTCAAAAAGTAATGCAGGAAACGACACAGCTCGGACAAACGTTTGTCCGTGGGAGACAGACGAACAGGGTGTGGCCAAAACAGGAAAATTAAACCCAGACAACCCAAGTCAAGAGGTTTCCCAATCAAAAACCAACACAGCAAAGGGAATAAAAAAGCTAGACAGTGCTCAGGCAAATGTTTGTCCTTGGGAGACAGAAGAACCAAGAATCCTTAAAAAGCAAGACAGCACTCTGGCAGATGTTTGTCCTTGGGAGAAGGAAGAACCAAGAATCCTTAAAAAGCAAGACAGTAGTCGGGCAGATGTTTGTCCTTGGGATTCAGAGGAACCAAGAATCCTTAAAAAGCAGGACAGCACTCTGGCAGATGTGTGTCCTTGGGAGAAGGAAGAACCAAGAATACTTAAAAAGCAAGACAGTAGCCGGGCAGATGTTTGTCCTTGGGATTCAGAGGAACCAAGAATCCTTAAAAAGCAAGACAGCGCTCAGGCAGATGTGTGTCCTTGGGAGACAGAAGAACCAAGAATCCTTAAAAAGCAAGACAGCGGTCGGGCAGATGTTTGTCGTTGGGAGAGCAAAAAGCCACCAGTTCtacaaaaacaagacagtgCTCGAGCAAACGTTTGTCCCTGGGAAAATGAAGACGACACTAAAGTAGTGACAAAGCAAGATAGCCTCAATGCAGACGCAGGCCCATTGGAGAACAAAGAGATGGAATGTTCAGGGAAGAATGAAAGCAATGGGACAGACGGTTTACACGTTCCCAGCAGTGTCAACGATAAAGTTCTGGAGGACCAGCAGGTGCTGAATGAAGATGAGACTCCAGGATACATGAGCCCTGAACAGACAGATGAGACTAAAGCAAATATGGCCCTGGGTCGGCGTGACGCTTTGTGCCCATGGGAGATTGGGTCATTCACAGACAATACCTCTGATGTCTTCACCTGGGAACCTGAGAACATCCcagaggaagatgaggaagatgatGCAGAATGTGCTGCTGAGGCTCTGGTGTTTCCACCTGATTTGTGA